One Punica granatum isolate Tunisia-2019 chromosome 3, ASM765513v2, whole genome shotgun sequence genomic window carries:
- the LOC116200686 gene encoding receptor-like protein 1 isoform X1 encodes MLLRKATDPYYVSVSWNRDLMRMKLSLVRLSCVVWTTMVTMILLLLLDCELSGRALGCTEDERVGLLNLNAAVPFPNPSWQADHEDCCRWKEIKCSNVANTMRVTELYLNYTIYQMASLHDASWSLNASLFLPLDKLQVLDLSWNALADIHAGFTNTLRLKNLQSLDLSYNHLKQVPNLDGLPSLKEISLGGNSLENLNQLKGLKLEALDVSENDRLSIQDELSIIWNMTSLKYLSMEWNNLNDSIFEVFTNTLKLKNLQSLYLSGNDLKQVPDLDGLPSLKEIYLSVNSLENLSHLKGLKLEVLDLSLNQLNDSTFEGFTNTLRLKSLRSLDLSDNHLKQVPDLDGLPSLSDLYLSDNSLEHLNHLEGLKVEVLDLSRNDLSSEDVLSITWNMTSLKHLSIGSNNLNDSIFEGKTSLCELTGLEELDISGNDFVGSIPPCLSNMTSLYTLGLSDNHFGGAIPPSLFSSHRSLEYISLSGNAFEGSFSLASLANNSKLKVFELRGNSHRLTLETGDAPRALSHQLSHFLLSNCIFDEPHGFVPSFLMQQHDLVALELRHANIGGQFPSWLLENNTKLRVFNLMDNSFSGNLNNLNSSLFNYEMLKIDVSSNSIEGELPSYFGSIFPRLEFLNMSRNSIKGRIPSSLCPTLTQRLWSVDLSSNKFVGELPEQLMHCQSLQELILSNNSLSGHVLPRAANLSMLFHLSLANNRFSGEFSSWMLNSTFLRMLDLSNNKFSGPIPNWIGGFQGLSVLILAGNSFRGTLPLSFCKLELEYLDLSRNDLGPSMPSCINASRITHLHLERINLRGPLPEFLHDASSMVTLDLRNNALSGVIPSWLGSLSELRALLLAGNSFEGLIPDELCQLRNVSMMDLSHNYFSGRIPSCFDKLAFGNYSQAPDGTFEIPDSIVWGEGQYYGEKTPIFNDIYRVNIRNRPEEVQFTSKYRHESYTGVVLEHMSGLDLSCNNLSGSIPLQVGYLGEIHSLNLSYNNLTGSIPATFSNLDQIECLDLSHNSLSGEIPLQLMELNSLSTFSVSYNNLSGRTPEQKKQFGTFTRESYIGNPFLCGPPLGSCNSSEGSVLTPPPSPEHQEDSFKIAFAWSFAGSYAVAFLGTVLFLYLSSYYRTLFFNFIYRHVPYFH; translated from the exons ATGCTCTTGAGAAAGGCTACAGATCCATATTATGTCAGTGTTTCTTGGAACAGAGATTTGATGAGGATGAAGTTGAGTTTAGTGCGTTTATCATGTGTTGTGTGGACTACGATGGTGAcgatgatattattattattattagattgTGAGCTGAGCGGGAGGGCATTAGGTTGCACGGAAGATGAGAGAGTTGGGTTGCTTAACCTCAACGCCGCCGTCCCCTTCCCGAATCCCTCGTGGCAGGCCGATCACGAAGATTGCTGCCGATGGAAGGAAATTAAGTGCAGCAATGTTGCCAATACTATGCGGGTGACAGAGCTCTACCTCAATTACACAATTTATCAGATGGCGTCTCTTCATGATGCATCCTGGTCTCTTAATGCATCCTTGTTCCTTCCTTTAGACAAATTACAAGTCCTCGACCTAAGCTGGAATGCCCTTGCAg atattcaTGCAGGTTTTACAAACACCTTGAGGTTGAAGAACCTACAATCACTAGATTTAAGTTACAATCACCTCAAGCAAGTCCCCAACTTGGATGGGCTACCTTCTCTCAAGGAGATCTCTTTAGGTGGTAATTCACTAGAGAATTTGAATCAACTTAAAG GGTTGAAGCTGGAGGCACTTGATGTTTCGGAAAATGATCGATTGAGCATCCAGGATGAGCTCTCGATCATTTGGAATATGACATCTCTTAAATACCTGTCAATGGAATGGAATAATCTGAATGACTCAATATTTGAAG TTTTTACGAACACCTTGAAATTGAAGAACCTACAATCACTATATTTAAGTGGCAATGACCTGAAGCAAGTTCCGGACTTGGATGGGCTACCTTCTCTCAAGGAAATATATTTAAGCGTTAATAGCCTAGAGAATTTGAGTCATCTTAAAG GGTTGAAGCTGGAGGTACTTGATCTTTCGCTGAATCAACTAAATGACTCGACATTTGAAG GTTTTACGAACACCTTGAGGTTGAAAAGCCTACGATCACTAGATTTAAGCGACAATCACCTGAAGCAAGTCCCAGACTTGGATGGGCTACCTTCTCTCTCGGATTTATACTTAAGTGATAATTCACTGGAGCACTTGAATCATCTTGAAG GGTTGAAGGTGGAGGTACTTGATCTTTCAAGGAATGATTTGAGCAGCGAGGATGTGCTCTCGATCACTTGGAATATGACATCTCTTAAACACCTGTCAATCGGATCGAATAATCTGAATGACTCAATATTTGAAG GTAAAACAAGCTTGTGTGAATTGACGGGCCTTGAGGAGTTGGATATTAGTGGAAATGATTTCGTGGGCAGCATCCCACCTTGCCTTTCCAACATGACCTCCCTCTATACACTCGGCCTTTCTGATAACCATTTCGGAGGTGCCATTCCACCTTCCCTCTTCTCTAGCCACAGGTCTCTTGAATATATATCTCTTTCCGGGAACGCTTTTGAAGGCTCGTTTTCACTCGCTTCATTGGCTAACAACTCTAAGCTCAAAGTGTTCGAACTTAGAGGTAACAGTCATAGACTGACACTGGAAACAGGGGATGCTCCACGGGCTTTGTCACATCAGTTAAGCCACTTCCTCCTATCAAACTGCATTTTCGACGAACCACATGGCTTTGTCCCCAGTTTTCTAATGCAGCAGCATGACCTGGTAGCACTTGAACTCAGACACGCCAACATAGGCGGACAGTTCCCGAGTTGGTTACTGGAGAATAACACAAAGCTACGAGTCTTCAATCTTATGGACAACTCTTTCTCTGGTAACTTAAACAACTTGAATTCCAGTCTCTTCAATTATGAAATGCTGAAGATCGATGTGTCCTCCAATTCTATCGAAGGAGAGCTCCCTTCTTACTTCGGTTCCATCTTTCCAAGACTAGAGTTTTTAAACATGTCCAGGAATTCCATCAAAGGCAGAATTCCTTCCTCACTTTGCCCCACGTTGACCCAAAGGTTGTGGTCTGTAGACTTGTCGAGTAACAAATTCGTAGGAGAGCTACCGGAGCAACTAATGCATTGTCAATCACTACAGGAATTGATTTTGTCAAACAATAGTTTGAGCGGCCATGTACTACCAAGAGCAGCAAACTTGTCAATGTTGTTTCATCTATCTTTGGCCAACAATCGGTTCTCTGGGGAGTTTTCATCGTGGATGCTCAATAGCACTTTCTTACGTATGTTAGACTTGAGCAACAACAAATTTTCAGGACCTATACCCAATTGGATTGGAGGCTTTCAAGGACTATCTGTCCTTATACTGGCAGGTAATTCCTTTAGGGGCACCTTGCCGTTGAGCTTTTGCAAGCTGGAACTTGAGTACTTGGACCTCTCCCGTAATGATCTCGGTCCCAGCATGCCTTCCTGTATCAATGCCTCAAGAATAACACACTTGCATTTAGAAAGAATCAACCTTAGAGGACCATTACCAGAATTTCTTCATGATGCTTCATCAATGGTGACATTAGATCTTCGCAACAATGCATTGTCAGGTGTCATTCCATCTTGGCTTGGTTCTCTCTCAGAATTGAGGGCTCTCTTGTTGGCAGGAAATAGTTTTGAAGGTCTAATACCAGATGAATTGTGCCAACTTCGCAATGTAAGCATGATGGATCTCTCTCACAATTATTTCTCTGGAAGGATTCCTTCATGTTTCGATAAATTGGCATTTGGGAATTATTCACAAGCTCCTGATGGAACATTTGAAATACCCGATTCTATTGTTTGGGGGGAGGGTCAATATTATGGTGAGAAAACACCTATATTTAATGACATTTATAGGGTGAATATTCGGAACCGTCCTGAAGAAGTGCAGTTCACGTCAAAGTATAGACATGAATCATATACAGGTGTGGTGTTGGAACACATGTCCGGGCTGGACCTCTCTTGCAATAATCTGTCCGGCTCCATTCCCCTCCAGGTCGGCTATTTGGGTGAGATCCATTCCCTGAATCTCTCGTACAATAATCTGACTGGATCAATTCCAGCTACATTCTCTAATTTAGACCAAATAGAGTGCCTAGACCTCTCTCACAATAGTTTAAGTGGCGAGATACCGCTTCAATTGATGGAGCTCAATAGTCTATCGACATTCAGCGTCTCTTACAACAATTTGTCGGGCAGGACACCTGAGCAGAAAAAGCAATTTGGGACTTTCACGAGAGAGAGTTACATAGGTAATCCCTTCCTATGCGGGCCACCATTGGGGAGTTGCAACAGTTCGGAGGGATCAGTATTAACACCACCACCTTCGCCAGAGCATCAAGAGGACTCCTTCAAAATTGCCTTCGCCTGGAGCTTTGCCGGATCATATGCCGTGGCATTTCTTGGAACTGTCTTATTCCTCTACCTCAGCTCTTACTATAGGACTCTCTTCTTTAATTTCATCTATAGGCACGTCCCCTACTTTCATTGA
- the LOC116200686 gene encoding receptor-like protein 9b isoform X4, with product MLLRKATDPYYVSVSWNRDLMRMKLSLVRLSCVVWTTMVTMILLLLLDCELSGRALGCTEDERVGLLNLNAAVPFPNPSWQADHEDCCRWKEIKCSNVANTMRVTELYLNYTIYQMASLHDASWSLNASLFLPLDKLQVLDLSWNALADIHAGFTNTLRLKNLQSLDLSYNHLKQVPNLDGLPSLKEISLGGNSLENLNQLKGLKLEALDVSENDRLSIQDELSIIWNMTSLKYLSMEWNNLNDSIFEGKTSLCELTGLEELDISGNDFVGSIPPCLSNMTSLYTLGLSDNHFGGAIPPSLFSSHRSLEYISLSGNAFEGSFSLASLANNSKLKVFELRGNSHRLTLETGDAPRALSHQLSHFLLSNCIFDEPHGFVPSFLMQQHDLVALELRHANIGGQFPSWLLENNTKLRVFNLMDNSFSGNLNNLNSSLFNYEMLKIDVSSNSIEGELPSYFGSIFPRLEFLNMSRNSIKGRIPSSLCPTLTQRLWSVDLSSNKFVGELPEQLMHCQSLQELILSNNSLSGHVLPRAANLSMLFHLSLANNRFSGEFSSWMLNSTFLRMLDLSNNKFSGPIPNWIGGFQGLSVLILAGNSFRGTLPLSFCKLELEYLDLSRNDLGPSMPSCINASRITHLHLERINLRGPLPEFLHDASSMVTLDLRNNALSGVIPSWLGSLSELRALLLAGNSFEGLIPDELCQLRNVSMMDLSHNYFSGRIPSCFDKLAFGNYSQAPDGTFEIPDSIVWGEGQYYGEKTPIFNDIYRVNIRNRPEEVQFTSKYRHESYTGVVLEHMSGLDLSCNNLSGSIPLQVGYLGEIHSLNLSYNNLTGSIPATFSNLDQIECLDLSHNSLSGEIPLQLMELNSLSTFSVSYNNLSGRTPEQKKQFGTFTRESYIGNPFLCGPPLGSCNSSEGSVLTPPPSPEHQEDSFKIAFAWSFAGSYAVAFLGTVLFLYLSSYYRTLFFNFIYRHVPYFH from the exons ATGCTCTTGAGAAAGGCTACAGATCCATATTATGTCAGTGTTTCTTGGAACAGAGATTTGATGAGGATGAAGTTGAGTTTAGTGCGTTTATCATGTGTTGTGTGGACTACGATGGTGAcgatgatattattattattattagattgTGAGCTGAGCGGGAGGGCATTAGGTTGCACGGAAGATGAGAGAGTTGGGTTGCTTAACCTCAACGCCGCCGTCCCCTTCCCGAATCCCTCGTGGCAGGCCGATCACGAAGATTGCTGCCGATGGAAGGAAATTAAGTGCAGCAATGTTGCCAATACTATGCGGGTGACAGAGCTCTACCTCAATTACACAATTTATCAGATGGCGTCTCTTCATGATGCATCCTGGTCTCTTAATGCATCCTTGTTCCTTCCTTTAGACAAATTACAAGTCCTCGACCTAAGCTGGAATGCCCTTGCAg atattcaTGCAGGTTTTACAAACACCTTGAGGTTGAAGAACCTACAATCACTAGATTTAAGTTACAATCACCTCAAGCAAGTCCCCAACTTGGATGGGCTACCTTCTCTCAAGGAGATCTCTTTAGGTGGTAATTCACTAGAGAATTTGAATCAACTTAAAG GGTTGAAGCTGGAGGCACTTGATGTTTCGGAAAATGATCGATTGAGCATCCAGGATGAGCTCTCGATCATTTGGAATATGACATCTCTTAAATACCTGTCAATGGAATGGAATAATCTGAATGACTCAATATTTGAAG GTAAAACAAGCTTGTGTGAATTGACGGGCCTTGAGGAGTTGGATATTAGTGGAAATGATTTCGTGGGCAGCATCCCACCTTGCCTTTCCAACATGACCTCCCTCTATACACTCGGCCTTTCTGATAACCATTTCGGAGGTGCCATTCCACCTTCCCTCTTCTCTAGCCACAGGTCTCTTGAATATATATCTCTTTCCGGGAACGCTTTTGAAGGCTCGTTTTCACTCGCTTCATTGGCTAACAACTCTAAGCTCAAAGTGTTCGAACTTAGAGGTAACAGTCATAGACTGACACTGGAAACAGGGGATGCTCCACGGGCTTTGTCACATCAGTTAAGCCACTTCCTCCTATCAAACTGCATTTTCGACGAACCACATGGCTTTGTCCCCAGTTTTCTAATGCAGCAGCATGACCTGGTAGCACTTGAACTCAGACACGCCAACATAGGCGGACAGTTCCCGAGTTGGTTACTGGAGAATAACACAAAGCTACGAGTCTTCAATCTTATGGACAACTCTTTCTCTGGTAACTTAAACAACTTGAATTCCAGTCTCTTCAATTATGAAATGCTGAAGATCGATGTGTCCTCCAATTCTATCGAAGGAGAGCTCCCTTCTTACTTCGGTTCCATCTTTCCAAGACTAGAGTTTTTAAACATGTCCAGGAATTCCATCAAAGGCAGAATTCCTTCCTCACTTTGCCCCACGTTGACCCAAAGGTTGTGGTCTGTAGACTTGTCGAGTAACAAATTCGTAGGAGAGCTACCGGAGCAACTAATGCATTGTCAATCACTACAGGAATTGATTTTGTCAAACAATAGTTTGAGCGGCCATGTACTACCAAGAGCAGCAAACTTGTCAATGTTGTTTCATCTATCTTTGGCCAACAATCGGTTCTCTGGGGAGTTTTCATCGTGGATGCTCAATAGCACTTTCTTACGTATGTTAGACTTGAGCAACAACAAATTTTCAGGACCTATACCCAATTGGATTGGAGGCTTTCAAGGACTATCTGTCCTTATACTGGCAGGTAATTCCTTTAGGGGCACCTTGCCGTTGAGCTTTTGCAAGCTGGAACTTGAGTACTTGGACCTCTCCCGTAATGATCTCGGTCCCAGCATGCCTTCCTGTATCAATGCCTCAAGAATAACACACTTGCATTTAGAAAGAATCAACCTTAGAGGACCATTACCAGAATTTCTTCATGATGCTTCATCAATGGTGACATTAGATCTTCGCAACAATGCATTGTCAGGTGTCATTCCATCTTGGCTTGGTTCTCTCTCAGAATTGAGGGCTCTCTTGTTGGCAGGAAATAGTTTTGAAGGTCTAATACCAGATGAATTGTGCCAACTTCGCAATGTAAGCATGATGGATCTCTCTCACAATTATTTCTCTGGAAGGATTCCTTCATGTTTCGATAAATTGGCATTTGGGAATTATTCACAAGCTCCTGATGGAACATTTGAAATACCCGATTCTATTGTTTGGGGGGAGGGTCAATATTATGGTGAGAAAACACCTATATTTAATGACATTTATAGGGTGAATATTCGGAACCGTCCTGAAGAAGTGCAGTTCACGTCAAAGTATAGACATGAATCATATACAGGTGTGGTGTTGGAACACATGTCCGGGCTGGACCTCTCTTGCAATAATCTGTCCGGCTCCATTCCCCTCCAGGTCGGCTATTTGGGTGAGATCCATTCCCTGAATCTCTCGTACAATAATCTGACTGGATCAATTCCAGCTACATTCTCTAATTTAGACCAAATAGAGTGCCTAGACCTCTCTCACAATAGTTTAAGTGGCGAGATACCGCTTCAATTGATGGAGCTCAATAGTCTATCGACATTCAGCGTCTCTTACAACAATTTGTCGGGCAGGACACCTGAGCAGAAAAAGCAATTTGGGACTTTCACGAGAGAGAGTTACATAGGTAATCCCTTCCTATGCGGGCCACCATTGGGGAGTTGCAACAGTTCGGAGGGATCAGTATTAACACCACCACCTTCGCCAGAGCATCAAGAGGACTCCTTCAAAATTGCCTTCGCCTGGAGCTTTGCCGGATCATATGCCGTGGCATTTCTTGGAACTGTCTTATTCCTCTACCTCAGCTCTTACTATAGGACTCTCTTCTTTAATTTCATCTATAGGCACGTCCCCTACTTTCATTGA
- the LOC116200686 gene encoding receptor like protein 21-like isoform X2: MLLRKATDPYYVSVSWNRDLMRMKLSLVRLSCVVWTTMVTMILLLLLDCELSGRALGCTEDERVGLLNLNAAVPFPNPSWQADHEDCCRWKEIKCSNVANTMRVTELYLNYTIYQMASLHDASWSLNASLFLPLDKLQVLDLSWNALAGFTNTLRLKNLQSLDLSYNHLKQVPNLDGLPSLKEISLGGNSLENLNQLKGLKLEALDVSENDRLSIQDELSIIWNMTSLKYLSMEWNNLNDSIFEVFTNTLKLKNLQSLYLSGNDLKQVPDLDGLPSLKEIYLSVNSLENLSHLKGLKLEVLDLSLNQLNDSTFEGFTNTLRLKSLRSLDLSDNHLKQVPDLDGLPSLSDLYLSDNSLEHLNHLEGLKVEVLDLSRNDLSSEDVLSITWNMTSLKHLSIGSNNLNDSIFEGKTSLCELTGLEELDISGNDFVGSIPPCLSNMTSLYTLGLSDNHFGGAIPPSLFSSHRSLEYISLSGNAFEGSFSLASLANNSKLKVFELRGNSHRLTLETGDAPRALSHQLSHFLLSNCIFDEPHGFVPSFLMQQHDLVALELRHANIGGQFPSWLLENNTKLRVFNLMDNSFSGNLNNLNSSLFNYEMLKIDVSSNSIEGELPSYFGSIFPRLEFLNMSRNSIKGRIPSSLCPTLTQRLWSVDLSSNKFVGELPEQLMHCQSLQELILSNNSLSGHVLPRAANLSMLFHLSLANNRFSGEFSSWMLNSTFLRMLDLSNNKFSGPIPNWIGGFQGLSVLILAGNSFRGTLPLSFCKLELEYLDLSRNDLGPSMPSCINASRITHLHLERINLRGPLPEFLHDASSMVTLDLRNNALSGVIPSWLGSLSELRALLLAGNSFEGLIPDELCQLRNVSMMDLSHNYFSGRIPSCFDKLAFGNYSQAPDGTFEIPDSIVWGEGQYYGEKTPIFNDIYRVNIRNRPEEVQFTSKYRHESYTGVVLEHMSGLDLSCNNLSGSIPLQVGYLGEIHSLNLSYNNLTGSIPATFSNLDQIECLDLSHNSLSGEIPLQLMELNSLSTFSVSYNNLSGRTPEQKKQFGTFTRESYIGNPFLCGPPLGSCNSSEGSVLTPPPSPEHQEDSFKIAFAWSFAGSYAVAFLGTVLFLYLSSYYRTLFFNFIYRHVPYFH; this comes from the exons ATGCTCTTGAGAAAGGCTACAGATCCATATTATGTCAGTGTTTCTTGGAACAGAGATTTGATGAGGATGAAGTTGAGTTTAGTGCGTTTATCATGTGTTGTGTGGACTACGATGGTGAcgatgatattattattattattagattgTGAGCTGAGCGGGAGGGCATTAGGTTGCACGGAAGATGAGAGAGTTGGGTTGCTTAACCTCAACGCCGCCGTCCCCTTCCCGAATCCCTCGTGGCAGGCCGATCACGAAGATTGCTGCCGATGGAAGGAAATTAAGTGCAGCAATGTTGCCAATACTATGCGGGTGACAGAGCTCTACCTCAATTACACAATTTATCAGATGGCGTCTCTTCATGATGCATCCTGGTCTCTTAATGCATCCTTGTTCCTTCCTTTAGACAAATTACAAGTCCTCGACCTAAGCTGGAATGCCCTTGCAg GTTTTACAAACACCTTGAGGTTGAAGAACCTACAATCACTAGATTTAAGTTACAATCACCTCAAGCAAGTCCCCAACTTGGATGGGCTACCTTCTCTCAAGGAGATCTCTTTAGGTGGTAATTCACTAGAGAATTTGAATCAACTTAAAG GGTTGAAGCTGGAGGCACTTGATGTTTCGGAAAATGATCGATTGAGCATCCAGGATGAGCTCTCGATCATTTGGAATATGACATCTCTTAAATACCTGTCAATGGAATGGAATAATCTGAATGACTCAATATTTGAAG TTTTTACGAACACCTTGAAATTGAAGAACCTACAATCACTATATTTAAGTGGCAATGACCTGAAGCAAGTTCCGGACTTGGATGGGCTACCTTCTCTCAAGGAAATATATTTAAGCGTTAATAGCCTAGAGAATTTGAGTCATCTTAAAG GGTTGAAGCTGGAGGTACTTGATCTTTCGCTGAATCAACTAAATGACTCGACATTTGAAG GTTTTACGAACACCTTGAGGTTGAAAAGCCTACGATCACTAGATTTAAGCGACAATCACCTGAAGCAAGTCCCAGACTTGGATGGGCTACCTTCTCTCTCGGATTTATACTTAAGTGATAATTCACTGGAGCACTTGAATCATCTTGAAG GGTTGAAGGTGGAGGTACTTGATCTTTCAAGGAATGATTTGAGCAGCGAGGATGTGCTCTCGATCACTTGGAATATGACATCTCTTAAACACCTGTCAATCGGATCGAATAATCTGAATGACTCAATATTTGAAG GTAAAACAAGCTTGTGTGAATTGACGGGCCTTGAGGAGTTGGATATTAGTGGAAATGATTTCGTGGGCAGCATCCCACCTTGCCTTTCCAACATGACCTCCCTCTATACACTCGGCCTTTCTGATAACCATTTCGGAGGTGCCATTCCACCTTCCCTCTTCTCTAGCCACAGGTCTCTTGAATATATATCTCTTTCCGGGAACGCTTTTGAAGGCTCGTTTTCACTCGCTTCATTGGCTAACAACTCTAAGCTCAAAGTGTTCGAACTTAGAGGTAACAGTCATAGACTGACACTGGAAACAGGGGATGCTCCACGGGCTTTGTCACATCAGTTAAGCCACTTCCTCCTATCAAACTGCATTTTCGACGAACCACATGGCTTTGTCCCCAGTTTTCTAATGCAGCAGCATGACCTGGTAGCACTTGAACTCAGACACGCCAACATAGGCGGACAGTTCCCGAGTTGGTTACTGGAGAATAACACAAAGCTACGAGTCTTCAATCTTATGGACAACTCTTTCTCTGGTAACTTAAACAACTTGAATTCCAGTCTCTTCAATTATGAAATGCTGAAGATCGATGTGTCCTCCAATTCTATCGAAGGAGAGCTCCCTTCTTACTTCGGTTCCATCTTTCCAAGACTAGAGTTTTTAAACATGTCCAGGAATTCCATCAAAGGCAGAATTCCTTCCTCACTTTGCCCCACGTTGACCCAAAGGTTGTGGTCTGTAGACTTGTCGAGTAACAAATTCGTAGGAGAGCTACCGGAGCAACTAATGCATTGTCAATCACTACAGGAATTGATTTTGTCAAACAATAGTTTGAGCGGCCATGTACTACCAAGAGCAGCAAACTTGTCAATGTTGTTTCATCTATCTTTGGCCAACAATCGGTTCTCTGGGGAGTTTTCATCGTGGATGCTCAATAGCACTTTCTTACGTATGTTAGACTTGAGCAACAACAAATTTTCAGGACCTATACCCAATTGGATTGGAGGCTTTCAAGGACTATCTGTCCTTATACTGGCAGGTAATTCCTTTAGGGGCACCTTGCCGTTGAGCTTTTGCAAGCTGGAACTTGAGTACTTGGACCTCTCCCGTAATGATCTCGGTCCCAGCATGCCTTCCTGTATCAATGCCTCAAGAATAACACACTTGCATTTAGAAAGAATCAACCTTAGAGGACCATTACCAGAATTTCTTCATGATGCTTCATCAATGGTGACATTAGATCTTCGCAACAATGCATTGTCAGGTGTCATTCCATCTTGGCTTGGTTCTCTCTCAGAATTGAGGGCTCTCTTGTTGGCAGGAAATAGTTTTGAAGGTCTAATACCAGATGAATTGTGCCAACTTCGCAATGTAAGCATGATGGATCTCTCTCACAATTATTTCTCTGGAAGGATTCCTTCATGTTTCGATAAATTGGCATTTGGGAATTATTCACAAGCTCCTGATGGAACATTTGAAATACCCGATTCTATTGTTTGGGGGGAGGGTCAATATTATGGTGAGAAAACACCTATATTTAATGACATTTATAGGGTGAATATTCGGAACCGTCCTGAAGAAGTGCAGTTCACGTCAAAGTATAGACATGAATCATATACAGGTGTGGTGTTGGAACACATGTCCGGGCTGGACCTCTCTTGCAATAATCTGTCCGGCTCCATTCCCCTCCAGGTCGGCTATTTGGGTGAGATCCATTCCCTGAATCTCTCGTACAATAATCTGACTGGATCAATTCCAGCTACATTCTCTAATTTAGACCAAATAGAGTGCCTAGACCTCTCTCACAATAGTTTAAGTGGCGAGATACCGCTTCAATTGATGGAGCTCAATAGTCTATCGACATTCAGCGTCTCTTACAACAATTTGTCGGGCAGGACACCTGAGCAGAAAAAGCAATTTGGGACTTTCACGAGAGAGAGTTACATAGGTAATCCCTTCCTATGCGGGCCACCATTGGGGAGTTGCAACAGTTCGGAGGGATCAGTATTAACACCACCACCTTCGCCAGAGCATCAAGAGGACTCCTTCAAAATTGCCTTCGCCTGGAGCTTTGCCGGATCATATGCCGTGGCATTTCTTGGAACTGTCTTATTCCTCTACCTCAGCTCTTACTATAGGACTCTCTTCTTTAATTTCATCTATAGGCACGTCCCCTACTTTCATTGA